A window of Glycine soja cultivar W05 chromosome 2, ASM419377v2, whole genome shotgun sequence genomic DNA:
AGCGTGTTTCAAACATTTTTCCGACAGTCATGTCCTCCTTCCAGTTGTCCTTGGTTATGTTCTTTACTGAGCCTTTAGTTGGGCTTAACTGACATTGTTTTGCTGTTTTTATTTCCGTTTGGCTCTTCCAATTTTGTTTTGACCTCTTTAGTATTTGGGTCTCTGTGTGCTGCCCCAATTTTTGTTTGTTGCACCCCCCATGTGTTTGGTTGTTTGGCTGGTTGCACCTGTTGCGCCCCTTGTGTTTGGTTAGGGTAGCCGCCAAACAATGAAACAATGAGAGTATGCAATAAGCCAAACAAATAAACAGAACAGAGAAATAGGTTCtgtagaaaataaacaaaaacagtcCAAAAAGTAAGAGCAACCACCAAACAACAAGAGGACCGCTACAAGTGCAGCCAACAAAATTTGTACTTTGGTAACGTGCTGGATTGCCTTGTGTAGTTAGTTACATGTATTCTGAACTCTGATCTGGTGCTTCTGAGTTTTACAAGTCTTCTCATGAAAGTCCTAATATTGTTGGAGTTAATGGAGTTGTCTATGAACAAGGCAAGATGTAAATACCCTAAATGACTGATTGAGCAAACTAATGAAACATACATGAATGATATCTTGCTTTATATATGTGGTATAAACAGTTTATCAATAAGGTAAATacatgatgatgataataataattaataaatgaatatgtttctaaccccatttaaaatttattggcaCAGACCATGAATTACTGGAACTTGCTGCCTCATTCCGATCTCCTCTTGGTAAACCTGCAACCAAAACTTCAAGCATTGCTAGACGTGTTAGAGGTGTCCTTAGGCAGGTTGACAAGCCTAGATTTGTTTCTGCATTTTGTCAAACAAATTGTGGTGATGTTAGTCCAAATGTACTCGGAACTTTTTGTATAGACACTGGACTACCTTGTGACTTCAATCATAGTACATGTGGAGGAAAGAATGAATTATGCTATGGCCGAGGACCTGGGTAATTTTTTATTGCATGCCCAatgtttcttttgttcttttacaATTTTCCTAAGCCTATATCACTATATGGGTTGCTAAAGTGCCTCCTATAAACTGATGTTGCAGTTATCCAGATGAATTTGAAAGCACACGTATTATAGGGGAGAGACAATTTAAAAAAGCGGTGGAGCTATTCAATGGAGCATCTGAACAGATTAAAGGGAAGGTTGATTTTCGACATGCTTTCATAGATTTTTCCCAGCTTGGGGTAAATCTTTCTAAAGTAGGAGCTTCTGAGGTCATAAAGACATGCCCTGCTGCAATGGGATTTGCATTTGCTGCTGGAACAACAGATGGACCTGGAGCTTTTGACTTTAAGCAAGGTGATGATCAGGTAACCACTGATAAGACCTTATGCTTACCTACTATCCTGGCCTTGTATTCTTAAATAGCTTTGAAACTCTATGCTTATTATGTCTAATTGTATGTCAGGGAAATCCTTTCTGGAAGCTGGTCCGTAACTTACTTAAAACGCCAGGCAAGGAACAAATAGACTGTCACCACCCAAAGCCCATTTTGCTTGATACTGGCGAAATGAAGCTACCATATGATTGGGCAGTAAGTTAGTCATTTGATGTTCTTTGATGATGGTAGTTTCATGTTTCTCTTCACCCATTTCTGCCATACAGATATGTCACGAGGCATCTTTTTTCAAAGGAAATATTTCTTCATTTGTCCCTGATTGCAAATGCTCTCACTGCTAAAACAAAGAGTCTGATATCTGATAACTTTTACTAATTTGAACCTTTATTTGCTCCTGTTCATTTGCAGCCTTCAATACTTCCTATTCAGGTCCTCCGAGTTGGGCAGCTTGTTATTCTCAGTGTACCTGGAGGTATGagctcttatttttaatttcttaaaatgatGTTATTGTTGGAATTTCTATCCTTTGCATTTTGAAACATTTAAGtttcaacatcaacaacctTGGTCGAATGAGAATACGTTGATCCACTTGATGAAAATCAAACCCGCAAGTTGTTGAATATCTTTGAGTCAaagaaaaagtatgttgaacggtTATTGGgatcatgatattttttatgatttctaTTCCAGCAATACTGGGCTCAATTCAAAGGATGGCTGCATCTTAGTTATTCAAGTCtctcactattttttttgtctctaaaTGTTTTAAGATCCGAGATAATCCAAAATCCAAATGTGTTGCTTAATATATTTtgctattatattatatatttgtaggttgttttttttccttgcagatctattttttgtatttttatacaAGTATTTGTGAATTGTGAGACAAACCAATCTGGCCTATGTATTTCTTTGGGTGCTTCATGCTTCCTGTAATTATTTTACTTCTGACAGAATTTACAACAATGGCTGGGAGGCGTCTTCGTGATGCAGTGAAGACAGTGCTAAGTGGTAACAAAGGCTTTGGTAGCAACATTCATGTTGTTATAGCGGGGTTGACTAATACTTATTCACAGTATGTGACTACATACGAAGAGTACCAGGTGCAGAGATATGAGGTCAGTTACAACTCTCGTGGAAAGAGACATGAAGCATGCAGCAAACCTTTTTAGATTGCTATAGCAAGAGTAAATGCAACAATAGTGGAAGTTTACACTTTTAGGGATGCAACTTATCATCAAATAACATAACTTTCGTATTGGTAAGAGATATAACAATTATGTGCTGCTTTATTTAACTTCACTTTTCATGTTACCAGGGTGCTTCCACACTGTATGGTCCACACACACTGAGTGCTTACATTCAGGAGTTTACGAAGCTTGTGCATGCTCTCATCAGTGGCCAGCCTGTAGAACCAGGTCCACAACCCCCTGACCTCCTTGATAAGCAAATAAGCTTATTAACACCAGTTGTGATGGATGCAACCCCTATTGGTGTAAAGTTTGGGGATTGTAGCTCTGATGTTCCCAAGAACTCGACCTTTAAGAGAGCTGACATGGTGTCTGTTACTTTCTGGTCTGCGTGCCCTCGTAATGACCTTATGACTGAAGGTACATTTTCCCTGGTGGAATTTCTCCAAGGAAAGGATATGTGGGTTCCTgcttatgatgatgatgatttctgCCTGCGCTTCAAGTGGTCAAGACCTTTCAAACTCAGTTCTCATAGTAAAGCTACCATAGAATGGAGAATCCCAAAGGATGTTACTCCTGGTGTATACAGAATCAAACATTTTGGGGCTGCAAAGGGCTTGTTAGGATCAATTCATCACTTTACAGGTTCATCTAGTGCATTTGTAGTTGCATAGTAAAGGGGGGCATACTGATTGATTATACATGTTTAATGGTTCGAATGCAATTACTACTATATTGTGGTTTATTGTACTGAACTGTGGcagaatacataaattaaatcaagGATGATTCCATCGGATATCATTTGTTATCAactattctttttctctttcctaGAAATTCCCTGCAACTAGccaatttcattatattttcatttgggtGAGCATAGTAATTGATCAGAGTAGTTAATCAAGTCATTTGTGGCTTACAATTGCTCTTTAAATACTGTTAATTGCTCCCATATTTAATTGGTACATACTTGAAAGTTATTTGTAAGGAATTCTTAAACTTATATCATTATTAGTAATGATTGGCTGGGAATGGGATGATAAGTGAGTCATGCTTCCTAGTCGTGTAGTGACCGAAGTCAGTCTCACCATGAGAGGCATGAGAGgagaatattttttgtattctcATTTTCCTTGTtgagtttaatttgaatatattgtCAAAAGatttttacacatttaatttaactaataatataaattttaaaatagttattataaaatttaacaatcttatcatatactacattatataattaaaaatcacatatcacatttcataattaaatttaaaaaattgtgcaagTAAAATGGCATGCCCAGTTTAATATTATGTACGGTGTGTCAtctataaatatttcttttggaCAAAGATTGATGAGGATAAAATATATGATCTCATGTTTTTCATCATAAATCTATATATTCTAAGGATTATgaagagaaattattatatgatttcaTGTCGTGATCATCTCGGTCAAACTTCATgcaaaacatataattaaattttattaatatttttttaaactaaaaaaactcaattataTGTCATATGAAAATTGTTTAAGATGGTGATCACGTAGTGGTTTTGAACTAAACaagttttaatattataaatcgGTTAATTTTCTGTAAATgatgatttttgtgtttttttaaaggCTTTTTGGTATCGATTTGTTTAATagcataatatttaaaattatcctTATTAAATGTAGAGtttaatttctttactttattagctcaaacttttttatattgtaaatcAATTAAAACCATGATGGTGTCATGATgggtatatataatataatttgaatgAAACTATTATAAATGTCAGctaactttttatatatcacaatttattctttaaatatttgaattgtaTTTTAGTGGaataaaggaaaaggaaatgAACAAAATTAGGTTTATTCATTCATTGAGAAATACGACGACGTTTAGCAAGAGCGGTTTTCTGGTCTCTGCAACACTAGGAAGAAGCAGCAGCATCAGTGTTGAATCGCGTTTTCCCAGCAGAAGAAGAACGGAGCGCACGCACATCTTCTCAGCTGTGAGTGAGAATTTGGAGAGTAGAAGAAGACGCAGCTGATTGTGGAAATGTCAGTGCAAGATTACCTGGATAAGCACATGCTTTCCCGAAAACTCGAAGATGCCGTCAATGCCGCCGTTAGGGCCAAAACCTCCGATCCCGTTCTCTTCATCGTATCTCTCTCTACCTCTCATAAtctcttttcacttttttttttgtttctctcatCGGAACTTCTCAGCATGCGTTTTTACGGTGACCGCAGTCGAATCACATGCGAAAAGCAGTGCAATCGGTGATAACAAAAATCAAGGCGAGGCAGATCCTAGATAGCAGAGGAATTCCAACCGTCGAAGTCGACTTGCACACTAACAAAGGCGTGTTCCGCGCTTCCGTTCCCAGCGGCAACTCCACCAGCAtgtaagccttttttttttttaaattattattaatcgcTCTCGTTCAATTATCGATTTGGTTGGTCAATGATTCGTTTCAGGTATGAAGCTGTTGAGTTACGCGACGGTGACAAAGGAGTGTATCTCGGAAATGGCGTGGCCAAAGCTGTTAAAAATATCAATGACAAGATATCTGAGGCGTTGATTGGTATGGATCCTACGCTTCAGTCGCAGATTGATCAGGCCATGATTGACCTCGACAAAACTGAGAAGAAGGTATTTTAAcgtctgtctctctctctctctctctgtgctGTGAATTCAATCAATTGGCTGTCAATTTACCGTATTACATATTGTTTTGTTCAatgatttgattattttacatttcaaaatgaATTTGGTTAGTGATTAGGAAAAATGCTATGAAAAGGTTGAATAGTATTATAGTATGGTTTTACTGTCTTTCTCATTAGTCCTGGATACATGACTTCTAGCTTTTCTTAGTTACGTTGATGGATACAATTGGGATAGTGCTTGCTAGGTTGCTACTCGGAAACAACTCTAGGTGGTGAAGCTCGTAGTGTTCCTTCTCCATATATTTTTActgttttattttctctctcttcattttCCATTTCTTTTACAAAGTGCTCACACTTAGGCTAGTAGGAAAATTTGTTTGGCTGTTGGAAATATGATAAATTCATACAGGATACTATGGAAGCATTATTTGCATTTCACTTAGTATGTGCATACTCAGTTTCCTTTTCAGTTTTGAATCGTTCAAGtccataatataatttttttaaagataattccTAGAGATTGTCTTTCTTCTATATGCTTCGGAGAGCTTGATGAAGGCAGTGTGTGTCTTTCATTCTTATATCATGCACTTGTTGCGATCAGATACTAGCGCATGCATGTTTGAATAATTCATCTTAGCAATATAGTTCTCCCAATTTTTGTaagatttaatatatatatatatatatatatatttatttatttattttatctgttCTGTTTCCGATTTTCTCTGCAGGGGGAACTTGGAGCCAATGCTATATTAGCTGTGTCCATTGCTGCCTGTAAAGCTGGTGCTGCAGAAAAGGAGGCATGGCTCTttgtcaattaatatttttataagtttgtttAACTTTTAATCTGTAAAATAAGTATATATGTTCAGTCATGatatcatgaaaataaaaacaaaagcataCAGGTTCCACTTTACAAGCACATTGCTGACCTGTCTGGAAAAACCAGCCCAACACTTCCTGTTCCTGCCTTTACTGTCATAAGTGGTGGAAAACATGCTGGGAGTAATCTGGCCATTCAGGTATAGTTTCTGTTGAAGTTTAATTTCCTAGACATTCTCATTTGTGTTTTAATAATCTTACTTCCATTAGGGATGTGTTCCTTTTCTCTAAACAAATTAATGAACAGTGAAATTAAATGACAAATGTTCAATTGTTTTTGTTGTAACACACACCTGTTCAATTATTTATGGCGTAACTTTAGCAatttattgttgtgtttgattcTGTTCTTTATTTTCTGACCTAACATAAACAGATATAGTTTCTTTTTAGTCTGTGTTCCTTCTGCTTCATAGTGATTTAGACTCTTTTAATTATGAAGTCTTTCTTACATAATTCCTATTAGGAAATCATGATTCTCCCAATTGGAGCAAGCAAATTTGAGGAAGCATTGCGAATGGGCACTGAGACCTATCATCACTTAAAGGTGGTTTTGCTttatttcttcttgttttttttacccaatcctattgcttttactttctatctttagagattttttttttctcctcataATTTCACTCATTACAATGTTCCCAAGCTAGAAACATACCAACTTTAGTTGCATTGTCGTTTACCTGGCTTACAATGATTTAGATTGGTAGATCCTATGCTATTACTACTACAGTCTTCCTTTGTTTTTGCTTACTGTTCCTATGGTGGTGGTATTTGGTTTTAATTGATTTGACAATCCAATCTGTTGTTTCCCAGcccatatatatgttttttgatCAATGATGGATTAAAGAATTCTAATAGTCACTTGCTGATATCATGTTTAAGCTgatacatttatttattgttgataaCAAAAGGGCAGGCTGTCATTACAGAAAAATATGGTGCACATAACTGTAATGTGGGTGAAGATGGTGGCTTTGCTCCTAATATATCCAGGCAAGCTTTTTATTGGATTTCTACAGCTTTTGAAAATTCTGTACTGTTAAATACAACAACAAAGCCTTTTTCCATTTTGTGGGGTCAATTACATGGAACCACTGCACCAAAAATTTCTGTAAAATTCTTCACCGCGAAACGAATAATATAAAAGGGGTAAAAGGTATCCATTttagaagaaaggaaagaaaaacaaaaaatatctccAAACTACTACTTTCACTGCTGTAATTTCTCTTACTGTCGTGATTTCTTGGATACATTGATATGATATCTCTATTCCTTTGAAATCTATGATAAATATATGATGAAAAGAATTTCATTTGTATTTTGCCTCTTAATCTAACTTGCATTTTCTTTTAGTCAACATTTTGAACTGCTGCATGTTATAATTACCATGTTATCTTCTACATGGCAAATGCATGTTATGAATCATGATTACATCTGttttttaagattaataaaACCAGCTAGTTTCCAATgtgcataaatatttttaaattcaggTGAAATATAAAACTGGAATATAAGATGTAtagattaaaatagaaaataaaaattataaacatgatATGAAGAATTAATTCCAATGATGTAAAAGAAGAGAGTAGATTAATAGATTAAGTTAACTTTCAAGAGAATAtactattaaatttattataaagggGTGGTTGTATTAATTATCTACTTGCTTTTGCTTATTGTTAATGTTATTGGAAgctaattttctaaatttttaagcAACTAAAGATTTAATACGAAACtattatagttttttaaatataaaatcacttaatatttatgaaatttgcACTTGGCTAATCTTGTTACATTTAAGTATTTTTCCACTCAAATAATTCTCTTGTTATATTAAGCATTTTGATTTTACTTCTACCCTTTAGCTGACTGTGTTTAAGTATCACCAGCTTTAGAGAAGCCCTGGATCTTGTGAAGGAGGCCATTAGCAGAGCTGGTTATGATGAGAAAATAAAGATAGCTCTTGATGTTGCTGCTACAGATTTTTGCATAGGTAATTTTAAGTTTCTCTCGCTTCTATACTTTTAGATTCTCAAGAAAATGGAATTTGGCGATATTT
This region includes:
- the LOC114403438 gene encoding neutral ceramidase 1-like, whose product is MEFPSPTMRVWTLFLFLLLLKSDVVQSASDYLIGLGSYDITGPAADVNMMGYANTDQIASGIHFRLRARAFIVAQPNGNRVVFVNLDACMASQLVVIKLIERLKARYGDLYTEKNVAISGIHTHAGPGGYLQYVVYIVTSLGFVRQSFDVIVDGIEKTIVQAHENLRPGSIFVNKGELLDAGVNRSPSAYLNNPAAERSKYKYDVDKEMTLLKFVDDEWGPLGSFNWFATHGTSMSRTNSLISGDNKGAAARFMEDWFERKGSVRMDLVGFENDGVPRRISNIIPSLHDNYHELLELAASFRSPLGKPATKTSSIARRVRGVLRQVDKPRFVSAFCQTNCGDVSPNVLGTFCIDTGLPCDFNHSTCGGKNELCYGRGPGYPDEFESTRIIGERQFKKAVELFNGASEQIKGKVDFRHAFIDFSQLGVNLSKVGASEVIKTCPAAMGFAFAAGTTDGPGAFDFKQGDDQGNPFWKLVRNLLKTPGKEQIDCHHPKPILLDTGEMKLPYDWAPSILPIQVLRVGQLVILSVPGEFTTMAGRRLRDAVKTVLSGNKGFGSNIHVVIAGLTNTYSQYVTTYEEYQVQRYEGASTLYGPHTLSAYIQEFTKLVHALISGQPVEPGPQPPDLLDKQISLLTPVVMDATPIGVKFGDCSSDVPKNSTFKRADMVSVTFWSACPRNDLMTEGTFSLVEFLQGKDMWVPAYDDDDFCLRFKWSRPFKLSSHSKATIEWRIPKDVTPGVYRIKHFGAAKGLLGSIHHFTGSSSAFVVA
- the LOC114403448 gene encoding cytosolic enolase 3-like; translated protein: MSVQDYLDKHMLSRKLEDAVNAAVRAKTSDPVLFISNHMRKAVQSVITKIKARQILDSRGIPTVEVDLHTNKGVFRASVPSGNSTSMYEAVELRDGDKGVYLGNGVAKAVKNINDKISEALIGMDPTLQSQIDQAMIDLDKTEKKGELGANAILAVSIAACKAGAAEKEVPLYKHIADLSGKTSPTLPVPAFTVISGGKHAGSNLAIQEIMILPIGASKFEEALRMGTETYHHLKAVITEKYGAHNCNVGEDGGFAPNISSFREALDLVKEAISRAGYDEKIKIALDVAATDFCIGKRYDLDFQSPQKSGQNFKSAEDMIDLYKELCSEYPIVSIEDPFDKEDWEHIKHISSLGICQVVGDDLLMSNAKRIERAITESACNALLLKVNQVGTITEVIEVVKLAKEAHWGVVTSHRCGETIDSFIADLSVGLASGVIKAGAPCRGERLEKYNQLLRIEEELGDQAVYAGEDWRQ